The following proteins are encoded in a genomic region of Primulina huaijiensis isolate GDHJ02 chromosome 3, ASM1229523v2, whole genome shotgun sequence:
- the LOC140973721 gene encoding brefeldin A-inhibited guanine nucleotide-exchange protein 1 isoform X2, with protein sequence MQFTCISLNLRCPCPRLCFFSPNNSLFEIQPIKFLNAVKQYLCLSLLKNSALSVMAIFQLLCSIFQNLISKFRSVLKSEIGIFFPMLILRVLENVLQPSFLQKMTILSLLEKMSQDSQFIIDIFVNYDCDVEAPNIFERTVNGLLKTALGPPPGSTTTLSPAQDMTFRHESVKCLVRIIKSMGSWMDHQLKVGDVNPPKLSDNENLTESPSNLNEDANFTDYELLSQANSEFSDAISLEQRRAYKLEMQKGVALFNRKPSKGIEFLISAKKVGSSPEEVASFLKSTPSLNESMIGDYFGEREDFPMKVMHAYVDSFEFEKMGFGEAIRYFLRGFRLPGEAQKIDRIMEKFAERYCKCNLDAFSSADTAYVLAYSVIMLNTDAHNSMVKDKMTKADFIRNNRGIDNGKDLAEDYLGALYDQIVKNEIRMNANSSAPQSKQENSLNKLLGFDGILNLVWKQTEEKPLGANGYQIRHIQEQFKANSLKSEAVYYAVADPTILRFMVEVCWGPMLAAFSVTLDQIDDKEATSQCLHGFRHAVHVTAVMGMQTQRDAFVTTVAKFTYLHCAADMKQKNVDAVKAIISIAIEDGNYLLEAWEHILTCLSRFEHLQLLGDGAPYDLSSLNTSYSDTEDISLRSTSYPSLKKKGTLQNPAVMAVVRGCSYDSTSVGANSPGLVTPEQINNFISNLHFLDQIGSFELNHIFAHSQRLNSEAIVAFVKVLCKVSMSELQSPTDPRVFSLTKIVEVAHYNMNRIRLVWSRIWSVLSEFFVAVGLSENLSVAIFVMDSLRQLATKFLEREELANYNFQNEFLSPFVVVMQKSSSAEIRELVVRCVSQMVLSRVSNVKSGWKSVFMVFTAAAADERKSIVLLAFETMEKIVREYFSHITETETTTFTDCVKCLITFTSSRFNSDISLNAIAFLRYCAVRLADGELACNEKIKGDEITPLEDNVLDVQACKDEHIHFWVPLLSGLSRLTSDPRSAIRKSALEVLFNILKDHGHLFSQPFWSNVFNSMIFPVFHSTFDSKVNQKDDCSSPSARFRHSDGSAWDSETSAIAAQCLSDLFVHFFDSVRSQLVGVVTILVGFIRSPGQGPSSAGVAALMCLVADLRSNLFEKEWRDIFLCIKEAAASSFPGLLKLLKTMDSVEVPDVAQPKSDMELASSNGAVNDDPEDDNLQTAAYVVSRMKSHITMQLLIIQVVTDLYKMHWQTLSVGSVTILLETYSSIASHSHELNIETSLLLKLEKACYALEISDPPLVHFENESYQNYINFLHDLLMNNSLLCEERNLEAELVSVCEQVLKIYLNCAGFGSANNAVSKPVRHSFLPLGSAKKEELAARTPLVLLVMRILCSMERDSFRIYVSQLFPLLADLVRSEHNSQEVQLVLSNIFQSCIGPLLMQS encoded by the exons ATGCAGTTTACGTGCATTTCATTGAACCTAAGATGCCCATGTCCTCGTTTATGTTTTTTCTCACCAAATAATTCTCTCTTCGAAATCCAACCTATCAA GTTCCTTAATGCTGTCAAGCAGTATCTATGCTTATCATTGTTAAAGAACAGTGCTCTATCTGTTATGGCTATTTTTCAACTTCtctgttcaatatttcaaaacttaatatccAAATTTAGATCTGTTCTCAAATCAgaaattggaattttttttcccatgCTAATCCTTCGTGTGCTGGAGAATGTGCTTCAACCGAGTTTCTTACAGAAGATGACCATTCTGAGTTTACTCGAGAAGATGTCTCAGGATTCACagtttattattgatatttttgtcAATTATGACTGTGATGTGGAGGCTCCAAACATATTTGAAAG GACCGTCAACGGACTTCTGAAAACTGCTCTAGGTCCACCACCTGGTTCAACTACCACTTTGTCTCCTGCCCAAGATATGACATTTCGTCATGAATCAGTTAAGTGTTTGGTTAGAATCATTAAATCAATGGGGTCATGGATGGACCACCAGCTGAAAGTTGGAGATGTGAATCCACCGAAGTTGTCTGACAACGAGAACTTAACTGAATCACCCTCTAATTTGAACGAGGATGCAAATTTTACTGATTATGAGCTGCTCTCACAAGCGAACTCTGAATTTTCGGATGCAATCTCATTGGAGCAACGTAGAGCTTATAAATTAGAAATGCAG AAAGGTGTTGCACTGTTCAACAGAAAACCTTCGAAGGGAATTGAGTTCTTAATAAGCGCCAAAAAGGTTGGAAGCTCTCCCGAAGAAGTAGCTTCTTTTCTTAAAAGTACACCTAGCTTGAATGAAAGTATGATTGGCGATTATTTTGGAGAAAGAGAGGATTTTCCTATGAAAGTAATGCATGCATACGTAGATTCCTTCGAATTTGAAAAAATGGGCTTTGGTGAAGCAATTAGGTACTTTTTGAGAGGGTTTAGGTTGCCTGGAGAAGCACAAAAGATTGACCGCATCATGGAAAAATTTGCTGAACGCTATTGTAAATGCAATTTGGATGCGTTTTCAAGTGCAGATACAGCTTATGTCCTTGCTTACTCGGTTATAATGCTCAACACCGATGCCCATAATAGCATGGTAAAAGATAAG ATGACCAAGGCTGATTTCATCCGGAATAACCGGGGGATTGATAATGGCAAGGATCTAGCTGAAGATTATTTGGGTGCACTCTATGATCAGATTGTCAAAAATGAGATTAGAATGAATGCTAATTCTTCTGCCCCCCAAAGCAAACAGGAAAACAGCCTGAATAAACTGTTGGGTTTTGATGGTATACTTAATCTGGTTTGGAAGCAGACAGAAGAAAAACCATTAGGTGCCAATGGATATCAAATAAGGCACATCCAAGAGCAGTTTAAAGCAAATTCTTTAAAATCAGA GGCTGTGTATTATGCTGTAGCTGACCCTACAATATTGAGGTTCATGGTTGAAGTTTGCTGGGGCCCAATGCTAGCTGCGTTTAGTGTAACTCTGGACCAGATCGATGACAAGGAAGCTACCTCTCAGTGCTTGCATGGATTCCGACATGCTGTGCATGTCACTGCTGTTATGGGTATGCAGACTCAGAGAGATGCTTTTGTCACCACTGTGGCTAAGTTTACTTATCTCCATTGTGCTGCAGATATGAAGCAAAAAAATGTTGATGCTGTCAAG GCCATAATTTCAATTGCTATTGAAGATGGAAACTACCTTCTGGAGGCATGGGAACATATTTTAACGTGCTTATCCCGGTTTGAGCATCTGCAGCTCTTGGGGGATGGAGCACCATATGACCTGTCTTCTCTTAATACATCCTATTCTGATACTGAAGATATATCACTAAGATCTACCAGCTACCcatctttgaagaaaaaaggaACACTCCAGAATCCCGCGGTGATGGCAGTTGTTCGAGGGTGCTCCTATGACAGTACCTCTGTCGGAGCGAATTCTCCTGGTCTTGTAACCCCAGAGCAGATCAATAACTTCATATCAAACTTACATTTCCTTGATCAAATTGGAAGTTTTGAATTAAACCACATCTTTGCTCATAGCCAAAGGTTGAACAGCGAGGCAATAGTGGCTTTTGTAAAGGTTCTTTGCAAAGTCTCTATGTCAGAATTGCAGTCTCCAACTGACCCTCGTGTGTTTAGCCTCACAAAAATTGTGGAAGTTGC GCACTACAACATGAATCGCATCAGACTTGTGTGGTCGCGAATATGGAGCGTCCTTTCAGAATTTTTTGTGGCAGTTGGTCTGTCAGAAAACCTCTCTGTTGCAATTTTTGTCATGGACTCACTGCGCCAACTTGCAACGAAATTCCTAGAACGAGAAGAACTGGCAAACTATAATTTCCAAAATGAATTTTTGAGCCCTTTCGTGGTTGTGATGCAGAAAAGCAGCTCTGCAGAAATCAGAGAGCTAGTAGTTCGGTGTGTCTCGCAAATGGTGCTAAGCCGTGTCAGTAATGTAAAATCTGGATGGAAGAGTGTTTTCATG GTGTTCACAGCCGCAGCAGCTGATGAAAGAAAGAGCATAGTCTTGCTGGCCTTTGAGACCATGGAGAAAATAGTACGAGAATACTTTTCCCACATTACCGAGACAGAAACTACGACTTTTACTGATTGTGTTAAGTGCCTCATCACTTTCACAAGTAGTAGATTTAACAGCGACATTAGCCTCAATGCAATTGCTTTTCTACGGTACTGTGCTGTTAGACTTGCAGATGGTGAACTTGCTTGTAACGAAAAAATTAAGGGGGATGAAATCACTCCTCTGGAGGACAATGTTTTGGATGTTCAAGCCTGCAAAGATGAACACATACATTTTTGGGTTCCTTTGCTATCAG GCCTATCAAGATTGACATCTGATCCTAGATCAGCCATTAGAAAGAGTGCTTTGGAAGTTCTGtttaatattttgaaggatCATGGCCATCTTTTTTCTCAGCCATTTTGGTCTAATGTTTTCAACTCCATGATATTTCCAGTTTTCCATTCCACATTTGATAGTAAAGTGAATCAGAAGGATGATTGCAGTTCACCAAGTGCTAGATTCAGACACAGTGATGGAAGTGCATGGGACTCTGAGACTTCCGCAATAGCAGCACAATGTTTGAGTGATCTTTTTGTCCATTTCTTTGATTCAGTTAGGTCTCAACTGGTTGGAGTTGTTACGATACTGGTAGGATTCATTAGAAGTCCAGGTCAAGGTCCTTCAAGCGCTGGAGTAGCTGCTTTGATGTGTTTGGTTGCTGATTTGAGAAGCAATCTTTTTGAAAAAGAATGGAGAGATATTTTTCTTTGTATAAAAGAGGCTGCTGCTTCCAGTTTCCCTGGATTGCTTAAGCTTTTGAAAACCATGGACAGTGTTGAGGTGCCTGATGTTGCCCAACCCAAGAGCGACATGGAATTGGCTTCTAGCAATGGAGCAGTAAATGATGACCCTGAGGATGACAACCTGCAAACTGCAGCATATGTTGTTTCAAGGATGAAAAGCCATATTACCATGCAGCTCCTCATTATACAG GTTGTTACTGATCTTTACAAGATGCATTGGCAGACTTTGTCTGTGGGTTCTGTCACCATCCTTCTTGAAACTTACTCATCCATTGCATCTCATTCCCATGAATTAAACATCGAAACAAGTTTACTGCTTAAGTTAGAAAAGGCATGCTATGCCCTAGAGATCTCAGATCCACCATTGGTTCATTTTGAAAACGAGTCTTATCAGAACTACATAAACTTCCTGCATGATTTACTCATGAATAATTCATTGTTGTGCGAGGAGAGAAATTTAGAAGCAGAGCTTGTGTCTGTATGTGAGCAAGTGTTGAAAATATACCTAAATTGTGCTGGCTTTGGATCTGCCAATAATGCTGTTAGCAAGCCTGTGCGTCACAGTTTTCTTCCGTTAGGCTCGGCCAAGAAGGAGGAGTTGGCAGCGCGTACTCCTTTAGTCCTGTTAGTAATGCGTATTTTGTGTAGTATGGAAAGAGATTCTTTTAGAATTTATGTTTCACAGTTATTCCCATTACTAGCAGATCTTGTGCGAAGCGAGCATAACTCACAGGAAGTGCAGCTTGTTCTTAGCAACATATTTCAATCATGTATAGGCCCTTTACTAATGCAATcttga
- the LOC140973721 gene encoding brefeldin A-inhibited guanine nucleotide-exchange protein 1 isoform X1, with protein sequence MSAPQNLGGTSRCGLVLGPALDKIIKNVAWRKHSHLVSACKSALDRLHSLADDPHDPTSCSPLYGLSPSDADFLLQPLIMAIESASPKVVEPALDCAYRLFSFGLIRCCEIKDDSSLIFRLVDSICKCAVLGDEPVELGVLKVLLSAVRSPCIYIRGDCLVEVVRSCFNIYLGGHSGTNQICAKSVLGQMMIIVFTRVQENSMIVDFKNVSVSELLEFADRNLNEGSSIQFAQNFVNEIVETKDSLDSNLSLDLQNGGKHPEGKADESVNEGDDLSGYSKIREDGFLIYKNLCKLSMKFSSQEHPDDHILLRGKILSLELLNVIMGNAGLIWRTDERFLNAVKQYLCLSLLKNSALSVMAIFQLLCSIFQNLISKFRSVLKSEIGIFFPMLILRVLENVLQPSFLQKMTILSLLEKMSQDSQFIIDIFVNYDCDVEAPNIFERTVNGLLKTALGPPPGSTTTLSPAQDMTFRHESVKCLVRIIKSMGSWMDHQLKVGDVNPPKLSDNENLTESPSNLNEDANFTDYELLSQANSEFSDAISLEQRRAYKLEMQKGVALFNRKPSKGIEFLISAKKVGSSPEEVASFLKSTPSLNESMIGDYFGEREDFPMKVMHAYVDSFEFEKMGFGEAIRYFLRGFRLPGEAQKIDRIMEKFAERYCKCNLDAFSSADTAYVLAYSVIMLNTDAHNSMVKDKMTKADFIRNNRGIDNGKDLAEDYLGALYDQIVKNEIRMNANSSAPQSKQENSLNKLLGFDGILNLVWKQTEEKPLGANGYQIRHIQEQFKANSLKSEAVYYAVADPTILRFMVEVCWGPMLAAFSVTLDQIDDKEATSQCLHGFRHAVHVTAVMGMQTQRDAFVTTVAKFTYLHCAADMKQKNVDAVKAIISIAIEDGNYLLEAWEHILTCLSRFEHLQLLGDGAPYDLSSLNTSYSDTEDISLRSTSYPSLKKKGTLQNPAVMAVVRGCSYDSTSVGANSPGLVTPEQINNFISNLHFLDQIGSFELNHIFAHSQRLNSEAIVAFVKVLCKVSMSELQSPTDPRVFSLTKIVEVAHYNMNRIRLVWSRIWSVLSEFFVAVGLSENLSVAIFVMDSLRQLATKFLEREELANYNFQNEFLSPFVVVMQKSSSAEIRELVVRCVSQMVLSRVSNVKSGWKSVFMVFTAAAADERKSIVLLAFETMEKIVREYFSHITETETTTFTDCVKCLITFTSSRFNSDISLNAIAFLRYCAVRLADGELACNEKIKGDEITPLEDNVLDVQACKDEHIHFWVPLLSGLSRLTSDPRSAIRKSALEVLFNILKDHGHLFSQPFWSNVFNSMIFPVFHSTFDSKVNQKDDCSSPSARFRHSDGSAWDSETSAIAAQCLSDLFVHFFDSVRSQLVGVVTILVGFIRSPGQGPSSAGVAALMCLVADLRSNLFEKEWRDIFLCIKEAAASSFPGLLKLLKTMDSVEVPDVAQPKSDMELASSNGAVNDDPEDDNLQTAAYVVSRMKSHITMQLLIIQVVTDLYKMHWQTLSVGSVTILLETYSSIASHSHELNIETSLLLKLEKACYALEISDPPLVHFENESYQNYINFLHDLLMNNSLLCEERNLEAELVSVCEQVLKIYLNCAGFGSANNAVSKPVRHSFLPLGSAKKEELAARTPLVLLVMRILCSMERDSFRIYVSQLFPLLADLVRSEHNSQEVQLVLSNIFQSCIGPLLMQS encoded by the exons ATGTCAGCTCCCCAAAACCTAGGTGGGACGTCCCGTTGTGGGTTGGTGCTGGGTCCTGCCCTGGACAAGATAATCAAGAATGTGGCCTGGAGGAAACACTCCCACCTCGTCTCTGCCTGTAAATCTGCACTCGACAGGCTCCATTCGTTGGCCGATGATCCCCACGATCCCACCTCCTGCTCCCCCCTCTACGGCCTTTCTCCTTCGGATGCTGATTTCCTTCTTCAACCCCTTATCATGGCCATCGAATCGGCTTCCCCCAAGGTGGTCGAGCCCGCCCTAGATTGTGCTTACCGACTTTTTTCTTTTGGTCTCATCCGCTGCTGCGAAATCAAAGACGACTCCTCCCTCATTTTCCGCCTAGTTGACTCTATTTGTAAATGCGCTGTACTTGGGGACGAGCCCGTTGAGCTTGGTGTGCTCAAGGTCCTGCTCTCTGCTGTTCGATCCCCCTGTATCTACATCCGAGGCGATTGCCTTGTTGAGGTCGTCAGATCCTGCTTCAATATCTACCTGGGTGGCCACAGTGGCACCAATCAGATCTGTGCAAAGTCGGTTCTTGGGCAGATGATGATCATTGTTTTCACCAGGGTGCAAGAAAATTCCATGATTGTCGATTTCAAGAATGTGTCCGTCTCTGAATTGTTAGAGTTCGCTGACAGGAATCTGAATGAAGGGAGTTCCATACAATTTGCTCAAAACTTCGTTAACGAGATTGTGGAAACGAAGGACAGTCTTGATTCTAATTTGTCCTTGGATCTTCAAAATGGTGGCAAGCATCCAGAGGGGAAGGCTGACGAATCTGTCAACGAGGGTGATGATTTGAGCGGCTACAGTAAAATTAGGGAGGATGGTTTTTTGATTTACAAGAATTTATGCAAGTTATCCATGAAGTTTTCGTCACAGGAGCATCCTGATGATCATATCCTTTTAAGGGGCAAAATTCTATCCTTGGAGCTTCTAAACGTCATAATGGGGAATGCAGGTCTAATATGGCGTACCGATGAGAG GTTCCTTAATGCTGTCAAGCAGTATCTATGCTTATCATTGTTAAAGAACAGTGCTCTATCTGTTATGGCTATTTTTCAACTTCtctgttcaatatttcaaaacttaatatccAAATTTAGATCTGTTCTCAAATCAgaaattggaattttttttcccatgCTAATCCTTCGTGTGCTGGAGAATGTGCTTCAACCGAGTTTCTTACAGAAGATGACCATTCTGAGTTTACTCGAGAAGATGTCTCAGGATTCACagtttattattgatatttttgtcAATTATGACTGTGATGTGGAGGCTCCAAACATATTTGAAAG GACCGTCAACGGACTTCTGAAAACTGCTCTAGGTCCACCACCTGGTTCAACTACCACTTTGTCTCCTGCCCAAGATATGACATTTCGTCATGAATCAGTTAAGTGTTTGGTTAGAATCATTAAATCAATGGGGTCATGGATGGACCACCAGCTGAAAGTTGGAGATGTGAATCCACCGAAGTTGTCTGACAACGAGAACTTAACTGAATCACCCTCTAATTTGAACGAGGATGCAAATTTTACTGATTATGAGCTGCTCTCACAAGCGAACTCTGAATTTTCGGATGCAATCTCATTGGAGCAACGTAGAGCTTATAAATTAGAAATGCAG AAAGGTGTTGCACTGTTCAACAGAAAACCTTCGAAGGGAATTGAGTTCTTAATAAGCGCCAAAAAGGTTGGAAGCTCTCCCGAAGAAGTAGCTTCTTTTCTTAAAAGTACACCTAGCTTGAATGAAAGTATGATTGGCGATTATTTTGGAGAAAGAGAGGATTTTCCTATGAAAGTAATGCATGCATACGTAGATTCCTTCGAATTTGAAAAAATGGGCTTTGGTGAAGCAATTAGGTACTTTTTGAGAGGGTTTAGGTTGCCTGGAGAAGCACAAAAGATTGACCGCATCATGGAAAAATTTGCTGAACGCTATTGTAAATGCAATTTGGATGCGTTTTCAAGTGCAGATACAGCTTATGTCCTTGCTTACTCGGTTATAATGCTCAACACCGATGCCCATAATAGCATGGTAAAAGATAAG ATGACCAAGGCTGATTTCATCCGGAATAACCGGGGGATTGATAATGGCAAGGATCTAGCTGAAGATTATTTGGGTGCACTCTATGATCAGATTGTCAAAAATGAGATTAGAATGAATGCTAATTCTTCTGCCCCCCAAAGCAAACAGGAAAACAGCCTGAATAAACTGTTGGGTTTTGATGGTATACTTAATCTGGTTTGGAAGCAGACAGAAGAAAAACCATTAGGTGCCAATGGATATCAAATAAGGCACATCCAAGAGCAGTTTAAAGCAAATTCTTTAAAATCAGA GGCTGTGTATTATGCTGTAGCTGACCCTACAATATTGAGGTTCATGGTTGAAGTTTGCTGGGGCCCAATGCTAGCTGCGTTTAGTGTAACTCTGGACCAGATCGATGACAAGGAAGCTACCTCTCAGTGCTTGCATGGATTCCGACATGCTGTGCATGTCACTGCTGTTATGGGTATGCAGACTCAGAGAGATGCTTTTGTCACCACTGTGGCTAAGTTTACTTATCTCCATTGTGCTGCAGATATGAAGCAAAAAAATGTTGATGCTGTCAAG GCCATAATTTCAATTGCTATTGAAGATGGAAACTACCTTCTGGAGGCATGGGAACATATTTTAACGTGCTTATCCCGGTTTGAGCATCTGCAGCTCTTGGGGGATGGAGCACCATATGACCTGTCTTCTCTTAATACATCCTATTCTGATACTGAAGATATATCACTAAGATCTACCAGCTACCcatctttgaagaaaaaaggaACACTCCAGAATCCCGCGGTGATGGCAGTTGTTCGAGGGTGCTCCTATGACAGTACCTCTGTCGGAGCGAATTCTCCTGGTCTTGTAACCCCAGAGCAGATCAATAACTTCATATCAAACTTACATTTCCTTGATCAAATTGGAAGTTTTGAATTAAACCACATCTTTGCTCATAGCCAAAGGTTGAACAGCGAGGCAATAGTGGCTTTTGTAAAGGTTCTTTGCAAAGTCTCTATGTCAGAATTGCAGTCTCCAACTGACCCTCGTGTGTTTAGCCTCACAAAAATTGTGGAAGTTGC GCACTACAACATGAATCGCATCAGACTTGTGTGGTCGCGAATATGGAGCGTCCTTTCAGAATTTTTTGTGGCAGTTGGTCTGTCAGAAAACCTCTCTGTTGCAATTTTTGTCATGGACTCACTGCGCCAACTTGCAACGAAATTCCTAGAACGAGAAGAACTGGCAAACTATAATTTCCAAAATGAATTTTTGAGCCCTTTCGTGGTTGTGATGCAGAAAAGCAGCTCTGCAGAAATCAGAGAGCTAGTAGTTCGGTGTGTCTCGCAAATGGTGCTAAGCCGTGTCAGTAATGTAAAATCTGGATGGAAGAGTGTTTTCATG GTGTTCACAGCCGCAGCAGCTGATGAAAGAAAGAGCATAGTCTTGCTGGCCTTTGAGACCATGGAGAAAATAGTACGAGAATACTTTTCCCACATTACCGAGACAGAAACTACGACTTTTACTGATTGTGTTAAGTGCCTCATCACTTTCACAAGTAGTAGATTTAACAGCGACATTAGCCTCAATGCAATTGCTTTTCTACGGTACTGTGCTGTTAGACTTGCAGATGGTGAACTTGCTTGTAACGAAAAAATTAAGGGGGATGAAATCACTCCTCTGGAGGACAATGTTTTGGATGTTCAAGCCTGCAAAGATGAACACATACATTTTTGGGTTCCTTTGCTATCAG GCCTATCAAGATTGACATCTGATCCTAGATCAGCCATTAGAAAGAGTGCTTTGGAAGTTCTGtttaatattttgaaggatCATGGCCATCTTTTTTCTCAGCCATTTTGGTCTAATGTTTTCAACTCCATGATATTTCCAGTTTTCCATTCCACATTTGATAGTAAAGTGAATCAGAAGGATGATTGCAGTTCACCAAGTGCTAGATTCAGACACAGTGATGGAAGTGCATGGGACTCTGAGACTTCCGCAATAGCAGCACAATGTTTGAGTGATCTTTTTGTCCATTTCTTTGATTCAGTTAGGTCTCAACTGGTTGGAGTTGTTACGATACTGGTAGGATTCATTAGAAGTCCAGGTCAAGGTCCTTCAAGCGCTGGAGTAGCTGCTTTGATGTGTTTGGTTGCTGATTTGAGAAGCAATCTTTTTGAAAAAGAATGGAGAGATATTTTTCTTTGTATAAAAGAGGCTGCTGCTTCCAGTTTCCCTGGATTGCTTAAGCTTTTGAAAACCATGGACAGTGTTGAGGTGCCTGATGTTGCCCAACCCAAGAGCGACATGGAATTGGCTTCTAGCAATGGAGCAGTAAATGATGACCCTGAGGATGACAACCTGCAAACTGCAGCATATGTTGTTTCAAGGATGAAAAGCCATATTACCATGCAGCTCCTCATTATACAG GTTGTTACTGATCTTTACAAGATGCATTGGCAGACTTTGTCTGTGGGTTCTGTCACCATCCTTCTTGAAACTTACTCATCCATTGCATCTCATTCCCATGAATTAAACATCGAAACAAGTTTACTGCTTAAGTTAGAAAAGGCATGCTATGCCCTAGAGATCTCAGATCCACCATTGGTTCATTTTGAAAACGAGTCTTATCAGAACTACATAAACTTCCTGCATGATTTACTCATGAATAATTCATTGTTGTGCGAGGAGAGAAATTTAGAAGCAGAGCTTGTGTCTGTATGTGAGCAAGTGTTGAAAATATACCTAAATTGTGCTGGCTTTGGATCTGCCAATAATGCTGTTAGCAAGCCTGTGCGTCACAGTTTTCTTCCGTTAGGCTCGGCCAAGAAGGAGGAGTTGGCAGCGCGTACTCCTTTAGTCCTGTTAGTAATGCGTATTTTGTGTAGTATGGAAAGAGATTCTTTTAGAATTTATGTTTCACAGTTATTCCCATTACTAGCAGATCTTGTGCGAAGCGAGCATAACTCACAGGAAGTGCAGCTTGTTCTTAGCAACATATTTCAATCATGTATAGGCCCTTTACTAATGCAATcttga